The Chrysemys picta bellii isolate R12L10 chromosome 5, ASM1138683v2, whole genome shotgun sequence genome includes a window with the following:
- the LOC135984074 gene encoding uncharacterized protein T26G10.4-like encodes MATGVFAFIPLAEGQAYQHLGMPTGVRQTPEDTIQEILQDAAKIDASLLAPWQKINALNTFLIPRISFTLRGSAMAKVPLNKADKIIRNLVKKWLFLPQRASNELVYIARMGDLCDVVVITHAFRLLTCPDATVRNIAANALPDATEKRIGRAPSNQDTFLSGSLDGEFRRDGHDIASLWSRTRNATCHLGKRIGCRWEWCEECQELGVRVPQIRSDDNTIVAPTARGLLERTLKAAIHSLYVETLNRKPDQGKAFELTSKWDASNHFLARGSFTRFADWRFIHRARLNLAVF; translated from the coding sequence ATGGCTACAGGAGTGTTTGCATTcatccccctggcagaggggcaggcataccagcACCTGGGCATGCCAACAGGTGTCCGACAGACACCCGAGGACACCATCCAGGAGATCTTGCAGGACGCCGCCAAGATTGatgcctccctgctggcaccgtggcagaagataaacgccctgaacaccttcctgatcccacgCATCTCGTTCACCCTAAGGGGATCCGCCATGGcgaaggtgcccctcaacaaggcagacaagatcatccggaacctggtgaagaagtggctgttccttccccagagagccagcaacgagctGGTCTACATCGCCCGCATGGGTGACCTGTGTGATGTCGTGGTGATCACCCACGCCTTCCGCCTGCTGACATGTCCCGACGCCACGGTGAGGAACATTGCGGCGAACGCCCTGCCTGATGCGACAGAGAAGCGGATCGGCAGAGCCCCCTCGAACCAAGACACCTTCCTGAGCGGGTCCCTGGATGGGGAATTCAGACGGGACGGGCATGACATCGCTTCACTGTGGTCCCGCACTCGCAATGCCACATGTCACCTGGGGAAGCGCATCGGTTGCCGCTGGGAGTGGTgcgaggagtgccaggagctgggagtccgggTGCCGCAGATCAGGTCGGACGACAACACCATCGTCGCCCCGAcggccaggggcttgctggagaggactctgaaggccgcTATCCACTCACTGTACGTGGAAACACTGAACCGtaaaccggaccagggtaaagcctttgagttgaccagcaagtgggatgccagcaaccacttcctcgccaGGGGCAGCTTCACCCGTTTCGCtgactggcggttcatccaccgtgcccggctcaacttggctgttttttaa